The nucleotide sequence ctttaaatatgTGATCCTATAAGCTTCCTATATTATTCCTGGGATATTGGCTGATACATATAGTAGTTTTATCATTCCTTCTCTGACTTATATTTAAGGCTCACTTAATCAGATTTGTAAAATCCCAGGCTCTTTTGGGGTATATTTTATGGCCAATAgtctaccttttctttttctttctttcttctttcctttttttaacccttacgtTCTATCTGAGAACAGATATCTTAGACTAGGTGATGACAGCAAACTTCtatcagtactatgtattagttcctaggcagaaaagtggtaaaggctaggcaatgggggtcaagtgacttgcccagagctacaccgctaggaagtatttgagaccatatttcaacctaggacctcccatctaggcctggctctcaatccactgagccacccagctgccccctaccttttCTATAATTTAAGCCATGGCCTATCCAGAACTCCAAATTCTATTCGCAGGACATAATTCAATACCAGTTATTCAGTcttcaaatctgactttttcttcttaacccttactttttagaTTTTGATGGGCTTTTATtgccatatttctttttctgtccacTTTGTAGATATTTCATCTAATGTCCCTTGCTGTCTTACCTTTTAGAGAAACATCCTTTAAAactaatgtttctttttaaaagaaaaaaagataaaaaacatttACTCAAGTGATCAATTCATCAAAAAAGTCTAACATTATATGCAGTATTTCATAATTATGTAAGACCTACCTCTCTAAgtttgttctttataaattttcaacattcatattttgttgttttttcatctttcattggTGTATGTAATCatcatgtatattattttccttgatctgtttatttcactttgcatcaattcatagaagtctttccatgtttctccgTATTTATCATGCTAGGTCCTTATTTTCAATCAGTGTGAgctacttttaaaaatcacacatACTACCTATGTCTCTGAtgtattcagttttttttttggtcaaattggGGTCCAACTGTGGTGACCCTTAAATGCCAAAGGAGTTTATaataggcaatagggaaccactgaaaggTTTTGATCATTTTAGTGACATGGTGAGACTGACATAGGTGGATGAATTATTAAACAGTTTCAGCCACCCAAGTGTGAACCCATTAAGGACTAGACTAGGTTATGACAGTAAGAATAGAAAGGAACAGAAAGATGAAAGTCACAAAGGAAGATTTGATCCTTCCTATGGTTGGCATTGGAAAAGGAAGAGTCAAAGGTGATTTTGGAGTTTGAGTCTAGAAGAGAAAGTATGATGAAAATAATACTACTTTTTACATAAATAGCAGATTCAGGAGGAATAACTAGTATTGATCAGAAGattgcatattttatatatttgaatttcaGATTATGACAGGGTACTCAAATACAAAAGTCCAGTGAGCACCTAGATGTATACCATTGTAAATCGTAACACAGGTCAAGAGAATGGATGTAGACCTGAGGGTCATTCACAGAAGTAATCATGGAAGGCAATATGGACTACTCAATGGAGACTGTAGAAACTGAAGAATGAAGGCATGCAGTATCTGCCCATTATTAACGCACGAGAGCAAAAGTAACTAATGAAAGAGTACCAAAAGAAACTTTTAGAGAAGTAGTAGAAAAATTACTTGGTTTTTTTAGGAATAGAGTTTCAAGACATAGCCCTTATCTGGTCTAGCTAGAATGAGGATAGTATAGACTCATCCCTAAATTCACCATTTATAAAAGATTAGGATACATATTCCCCAGGAactcctatctatctatctatctatctatctatctatctatctatctcttaaCCATTATAATTACTCCCTTCTAAGAAATGGACCCAGGAATGGCCTATATATGAAAGGAGATATTTTCCCTCCTAGAACTTttgtcagttaataaacatttattcagtgctcaTGTACCAGGCACATTCCAGTGGGTGAGATGATATGAAAAAGAACTATATACATAtgagaaatacacacacatatgcacatacacagagtaaatgaAAGATAAGTTCAGATTTACAACACTAGcattttaatttagttaattagttcaaatgaaataatatatatatatatatataaatgctttgtAAAGTACAACTTTAGGTCTAAGTGGGTAATGAAGTGGAGACCTCTAGTGTAGATGGATTTTTAGCAAGTTTAGTCATAAAAGAGAGGACACTTAGGATCATAGCTGTTGGGCATGCTGAGAGGTAGTGAGAGTTTTTATAGGATTGAGTTGTTATGGCTATATTTGTAGGTAGTAGGAAAAGAATCAGTTGATAAAAAGGAAGTGAGAATAATACTTGgaccacctccagggaaagatgGGAAGGAACAAGATCAaagtacctttaaaaaaataaggattgCTTCTTCATCTTAGTCCAGAAACATGTAGGAGGAGATGGTGGGGAAGTTTTCTGAGTAATATGATtttatgaaaaggaaagaagcacTAACTCTTGGCAAATGACCTCACTTTTTTCAGTGGGGTCTCAGGAGACATCCTTAACATAAAGGTATGTATCTTTGAGAGGGTTAAGGAGATTCATAAACATTTGGAACAGCAATTAAGGAGAGTGGACTAGCTAATCAATTAGGGAAATGGAGGTGAATTCCCTTGCTTCAATGCAGTCTTAGTaagattttattataaaaatttttacctGGACCAGGGAGCAGTTTTCAAATTTCTTCCAGCTCCATTCGGCAGTGTCTGATAAGGAGCGAAGCAGGTCTATGTTTGTAGTTGTATAGGGTTCATGTTTGAGAAAGTATTATCAGGGATAATGGACGAAATCAGATCTTGAATGGATACTAGAGCTTCTGATAGTAAGGATGAAGGGAAGATAAAATAAGCAAGTCACCCTTTACATTTGATGGATACTTTGTCACAAAATTATGAGAAGACATGGGCAAGAGTTGCACAGGAGAGACAAACATGAAAAGTTATAAGATGCATCATTAGAAAGGATTCTCTGTTGATGGGATTGTAGATCCATTGGagttttttactattttattcaGTGTCTACTATGTTCAAGATATTCTGtgaagcactgaagatacaaatataaatagtAATTGTGATTCCCTTCTTAGACTTTGTAGTTTATTTACCTAAATGGACATTTCAATTTACTTAGGACTTGCTCAGtattcaacattaaaaaaaaagtcaataggaGTATTAAAGGACCTATTATGTACCAAACATGTAACCTATCAGCAATTATTCTCAACTTGCTCTCTTGGCTTGCTCCTTCTCTCTTGCATTCCATTCAATACTCCACCACCCCCTGCCCTGGTTTGAATAACACAAGTTAAAAAGCTCTGTTCTCAATGGTGAAACAGGAATTTCTAGACAGATGAACATTCATGTTTGGGACGCAATGCAGAGTAATGAATAAAGTGCCATTCTTGGAAGCCAGAAACCATGTTTGAAACATGCCTCTGAGACATAATAGCTTTGTGATAATGGGCTAGTTGCTTTATTAACATCCAAGCTTCAGTCTAAAGTATAAAATAGACTTAATACTAACTATAGTAATAAACAAACTGGTTGCTGTAGACCTAATCATAAAGTGTTTTTtgaaccttaaaatactatataaatttctTGTCAAAGCTGAGGAAAGAATTGGACATTTTTTTAGCATACTTGCCTACTAAATAGACATTAACatgatagattttatttattgtatattttaattCCAGATTGAGTAATTTATTTGGAGGAACAGCTATGTggctggcacagtagataaagtgccaggcctggagtcaggaaaattcatcttccttagtccagatctggcctcaggcactagctatatgaacctgggcaagtcaattaaatgttcccttagttcttcatctataaaatcaactttagaaggaaatgacaaactcatTTGGtagctttaccaagaaaatcccaaaatggggtcatgaagagttggacacaagtgaaCAAAAATGCATCTTAAGTTGAGAGGTAAAATGGACCTCAGAAGTTATCTAGACCAACTCCTATATTTTGATGAAGAAattagctttctttttaaaactaaattttatGAGTGAAGCACTTCAATAATCTAATGTCATAGTCTTTCTAGAATAAAAGGAAACTTTCTATgtcaaaggaaacaaaatttcTTAGCCTCATGGGAATCTTAGAGATCCTCTATTCTATTTTGCGGATGAGGAAGTGAAGAATTATAccagttaattgacttgcccaaagttatacaaATTATGAGTCTAATTTTTGGTGGTTGTTTCACAAGGTATTTTAATGATTCaccagttgttttttaaatgattttattgctcatccatatttttcttttttcttgttagCTCCCAGTTACTGCATCTTTTTCAAGTCCTTTTAACGTGTTACCAGTGAAGACCAAATCAAGCAACGCTgactttcatgttcttttttttgatCTGGAAAACCTTGTGGAACTTCTACTCTCTACCCAATTAAATAGCTTTAGCTCCTCCAACTCATTGCATGGCAGTGACATTCTGAAAAGAGCCAGAAGCACCTTCGAGAAAAGACCCCTAACGTTGAAAAGAAGTAAAACCTCCAACTCTTCTATTTCAGGGGAAGGGCAGATGAAAAATGTTTGTGAGAATCAGGGCCAGGGAGATAGCCCAGGCAAGtcctttgaagaaaatgagggcaTCAAGCgacataaaaaaatgaagagctCTAAAAAGACTCAATTTATGCCACCAAGAAAAGTTGATACCAACCTTATGATGGACACAGCTAAACTTCTCTTGTCATGCCTCTTACCATGGGGCATTGATAAAGAATTAGATAATCTTTGCATTCAGcatctaaatattttaaggcttCAATATCCAGTTTCTTTAGGACTAGTTTCAAATGAAGATCATTTCTCTTTAATGTTGCCTGGTTGGAACTTTTGCAGTCTAGGAATGAAGGAAGGGTGTTCAGTAGTCAACTTGTTTTCCAGAAAAGTGCTGGAGTTGTCAAATAAATATATTGCTGCACTTCCAAGTCAGCCAGAAGAAGGAGAGCTAGAAAGTGATTCATCACAAGGGTCAGACACTATAGTATATCTATTAAGCAAACTGTTTTTAGTTAATAAGTTAGTTAACATGCCTTTAGAATTGGCCTACAGAACCAGCAGGTAAGAAATAATTatgatattttccctttttggtgGTAGGTGGGTTTGGTGGAGAGAAGGGAGTATTTATCAAAAAAGAATTCCTACAAAATTTGCCTTGGTTTTCATGGGAAATATTAATCAATCTGATAAgctaaaaatatgtataattaacTTGGGTCATAGGACTAGAACAGAAAGGGTACTTGGAAGCCATTGAGTCCAACCttctcatgaggaaactgaagtctggaGAGGGTGTGACATATGATTTATCAAGATCatacaaatgagagaaaatacTTCTAAGTAGAGCCAGTATTTTTTGAAATCAGTTCCTCTCATCCCAAATCTAGCACCCTTTCCACTGTTCTGTGCTACCtctttatcacacacacacacaaacacacacactctttTGAGAAGCGTCAAAATTGAAGTTAAATatgataatttatttcatatttatttttgaatgCGCAATGCTGTTCCACtggttataaatatttcatgATCATAAACACCTTTACATGTGGGGCTGCTACCTTCCTATTTAGAAGCTAAATTCacatcttgaaagaaaaaaaaaattctaaaaatttgaATCTCACCCAATCTGATTCTTTTAATGTATTACCAGGAAAGATCAAATCAGACATTGTTGATTTTCATGTTCCTTTTTTTACTCAGAAAATCTTGTGTAACTTCTACCCCCTACCCAATTAAATAAGCTTTATCTCTTCCAACTCATTGCATTGCAGTAACATTCTAAAGAGAACCATCATATTTTATTCCtcatatgaaataaaagaaagtttcttttttatcattgatttctttaaaaatggatatttctcTCTGAGGTTTCATCCATTGCGtgattttctatattttcatattattatatttaattcatttcttcAGTGTTTTGTTTATTGAACTCCCAATGTATGCTCAACAATCTAAAGGGTATTATGAGATATCTAAGTGTATGGCATGCTCCcaaccctcaaagaacttataatctCATTAGGCAAGTAAGACTTAAATAGAtagatcaattaaaaataatgcaGTTGAGAGGCAACTAGAAAATATGTGGTACATATAAATGTTATAAGCGGTCTGAAAAGAAAGATCAATGGAGTATCTGTGGAAACATCCTTAAACAAAGTGGAAGTAGCATTTAGAATAGCATTatattggggggagggaggcagctgggtggcttagtggattgagagccagacctagagatgggaggtcctaagttcaaatctggcctcagacacttcctagctatgtgaccctgggcaagtcacttgacccccattttggagctaatacacagtattgactccaagatggaaagtaagggttttaaaaaaagaataacattaaattattgtgattattttttatatttgtcttcATACTCTTTAGGGAACAAAATAATATATCAGAAAATACACTAAGCTCTCCTTTTTTGCCCTTTAGAAGACTCCATTATTGGAAGGATTGATGAATTTGTTTGATGTACATTTGTACCACTAGTCTATACTTACAGTTAATGTCCAATAATCAATTCTTTTACTTCTTCTATTACTTTACTATATGATTCATATAATTTCACACTTATATATGACTTACTTTCCTATAGTCacccaaaatattttgaaaattatatcctcaggatttcattatttttttcccagagagagagagaacagagtctagattcttttttcttcacattttttcatgaGGCAGACTAACTTTGCTTTCTTTACAGTGATCAATCTATCTACATATAGAGACGTCCTTCATCAGTAGATATTTGTCTTAGGTTGAATTATTTGACCATGGCAATCTATAAACAAAAGAATAATAGAGAAGTATCCTCTCTGTGGCccccttctatttctgtttctgcaCTAGTGAGAAACTGGTGGCAAAGAGGTCAGATGGAGCTAAAATTTCCAGTTTTCCATCTATAAACTTTAACTTTGCTGTTGGAACTCAAATGTGGGCCTCTTGTCCAATGCCTAATGAATGAGTGGATCATTGGAGGAGTTGATCATATCACTATTTACATTCTTACTATAAATGAAGCCCCCCAAAAGAAGGAAGTTATACATAATTGAAAAGATGGTCCATGGATACTCCAAGAAGAGGCCAAGGCTATAGTTAgtggcattaatattattttaagcctcaaagcaataagaaaaataattttgtgagACATTTGGTCATCTCCTACTGCAGTGATTATAATGTGTGTTTTCAAAAAGAATTGCAATTAGTGTATAATCATTGGTTCCATGGTAGGAAGCCATAGAGTAGAATTCTCCAAAGGACTTGTTAATATcttctaaattaaattattattatatactttgGTTTTCAGCAACCTCTGTGTATAAtaatactgataaaaatattgagaaaCATCAGAAAGGATGGGTCATGAATAATAAATgtgaaaggcaaaagatttgtaTACTACTCGGATGCTTCATAACTATGTTATGAACAACTTTTTTTAGAACTGAATTGATAGGCACTGGATATGAGAAGCACCAAATGATTTCACAAAAAAGATGACTATTTCAACATAAGAAAAGTCATTAGTAATATGGAATCATTGCAAAATCATCTATTTATTAAGAATCTGATTATCAACTTATTAGAACAAAGATCAGATATGTATAAAGCTGTAAAAAGAATAATGACAAAAAGGTGTGGCATGCAATCAAAACAACTAATCCCtaacctatttttaaaagttataacaaaAAATGGGTAATGAacaatagaaatgataatgataCCAATTATAATCTTACACAGAAGTTTGTTCAATGTTAAGTCAGTTTCCATAGCAAAGAAACCAAAAGAGGCTAAAAAGTACTTTAGTCAGtaaattcttaacatttttatattaagaGAATATGGTCAAAGAAAATGCTAGTTTAGAATAGCTAAACACCTCTGTAAAATCTTATGTAACAGGATGGTGGAAGATTATGAACTGTGTGACTTCATAAAGCAGAAAAAATCACTGGAATGTAGAATGTTTGAGAGAGTCAGCTAAAcaaagacattcaaagagcattTGAGGATGATAATAGAAGgcaacaaaagggaaaaaagctgaaaatatttttgcaatGCTATTTTACCATCAGAAACAGTAGAGACTCTTAACTTTTATTTCAACATTACAGACTTGGACATGCT is from Gracilinanus agilis isolate LMUSP501 chromosome 2, AgileGrace, whole genome shotgun sequence and encodes:
- the LOC123234096 gene encoding WD repeat-containing protein 72-like — translated: MSWPKSGYESELHEARHRASLKLPVTASFSSPFNVLPVKTKSSNADFHVLFFDLENLVELLLSTQLNSFSSSNSLHGSDILKRARSTFEKRPLTLKRSKTSNSSISGEGQMKNVCENQGQGDSPGKSFEENEGIKRHKKMKSSKKTQFMPPRKVDTNLMMDTAKLLLSCLLPWGIDKELDNLCIQHLNILRLQYPVSLGLVSNEDHFSLMLPGWNFCSLGMKEGCSVVNLFSRKVLELSNKYIAALPSQPEEGELESDSSQGSDTIVYLLSKLFLVNKLVNMPLELAYRTSSSYYKKESVPNKGKNTGIDNSSFYGNLRNGKTEFHFPDADLSLVKLVSCWRDQSVQVIEVIQAVLLAEVQQYMKTLRKISISSPLLSMVDNRNGETETLPKNEQSEQLELQCIKNISLQNEETKTETGEATSPLPDKITRKFLNQDSNSGQFLFLQLQIPNIRDQMIFRSPFNSKE